One window from the genome of Oreochromis niloticus isolate F11D_XX linkage group LG20, O_niloticus_UMD_NMBU, whole genome shotgun sequence encodes:
- the nr2c2 gene encoding nuclear receptor subfamily 2 group C member 2 isoform X1, translated as MTSNLNLLSQQKVDSEHEAEVSSSPSDSVMSESPQRFQVISTEPSTPQRIQIVTDQQTGQKIQIVTAMNPSSAPKQQFILTTADSSGAGKVILASPDSHNAKQLIFTAADSLVPGRIQIVTDPVSMERLLGQSGDLSRPQPVEYCVVCGDKASGRHYGAVSCEGCKGFFKRSVRKNLTYSCRSKQDCVINKHHRNRCQFCRLRKCLKMGMKTESVQSERKPIDIVPRERHANCAASTQKIYIRKDLNSPLIATPTFISDTETDGSRSSLLDQGMLVNIQQPVIQSDGTLVLATDSKMDCGQGDLGTLANVVTSLANLSDSLKENLNNGDTSDSQHEEQSASEITRAFDTLAKVFNPPEVGVEDSLTDKSQCVSGTTIQLIGRDQETPIIEVEGPLLTDSHVSFKLTMPSPMPEYLNVHYICESASRLLFLSMHWARSIPAFSALGQEANTSLVRACWNELFTLGLAQCAHVMNLSTILAAIINHLQSSIQDDKLSGERVKQVMEHIWKFQEFCNSMTRLETDSYEYAYLKAIVLFSPDHPGVDSSGQIEKFQEKALMELQDYVQKTYPDDTYRLTRILTRLPALRLMNSSITEELFFTGLIGNVSIDSIIPYILKMETAEYNSQDSDSTE; from the exons ATGACGTCCAACCTGAATCTGCTTTCCCAGCAGAAAGTGGATTCTGAGCATGAGGCAGAG GTGTCATCCTCTCCATCAGACTCAGTGATGAGTGAGTCTCCGCAGCGCTTTCAGGTCATCTCGACTGAGCCCTCTACACCACAGCGAATTCAG ATTGTAACCGACCAGCAGACCGGTCAGAAGATCCAGATAGTGACAGCAATGAACCCATCCAGTGCCCCCAAGCAACAGTTCATTCTGACTACAGCTGACAGCTCAGGGGCAGGAAAGGTCATCCTGGCCTCACCAGACAGTCACAACGCCAAACAGCTCATCTTCACTGCTGCAGACAGCCTCGTGCCAGGAAGAATACAG attgttaCAGATCCAGTGTCAATGGAACGGTTGTTAGGACAGTCAGGAGATTTGAGCCGACCACAGCCGGTGGAGTACTGTGTGGTGTGCGGAGACAAGGCTTCAG GACGTCACTATGGAGCCGTCAGTTGTGAAGGATGTAAGGGCTTTTTTAAGCGGAGTGTGAGGAAGAATCTGACTTACAGCTGTCGCAGTAAGCAGGACTGCGTCATCAACAAACACCACCGCAATCGCTGCCAATTCTGTCGGTTGAGAAAATGCCTTAAGATGGGGATGAAGACTGAGT CTGTCCAGAGTGAGAGGAAACCCATCGACATAGTGCCCAGAGAGAGGCATGCCAACTGTGCTGCCTCCACCCAAAAGATCTACATTCGTAAGGACCTAAACAGTCCACTCATCGCCACACCTACGTTTATCTCCGATACAGAGACAGATGGATCCAG GTCCAGCTTGCTGGACCAGGGGATGCTGGTTAACATCCAGCAGCCGGTGATCCAGAGTGATGGAACTTTGGTGCTGGCAACTGATTCAAAG ATGGATTGTGGGCAGGGAGACTTGGGGACGCTAGCCAACGTTGTGACATCACTGGCCAACCTAAGTGACTCActaaaagaaaacctaaacaaTGGTGATACCTCAGACAGCCAACATGAAGAGCAGTCTGCCAGCGAGATAACACG TGCCTTTGACACCCTGGCCAAAGTCTTCAACCCACCTGAAGTCGGGGTTGAAGACAGTCTGACTGATAAGTCACAATGTGTCAGTGGAACAACGATCCAGCTGATTGGTCGAGACCAGGAGACCCCTATTATAGAGGTGGAAGGACCACTGCTCACAGACAGCCATGTCAGCTTTAAA CTGACCATGCCCAGCCCCATGCCCGAGTATCTGAATGTACACTACATCTGTGAATCTGCATCTAGACTTCTCTTCCTCTCCATGCACTGGGCACGCTCAATCCCAGCCTTCTCAGCTCTCGG TCAGGAGGCAAACACCAGTTTGGTACGAGCCTGTTGGAACGAGCTGTTCACTCTGGGTCTTGCTCAGTGCGCTCATGTGATGAACCTGTCGACCATCCTTGCAGCCATCATCAACCACCTTCAAAGCAGCATCCAGGATG ACAAACTGTCAGGGGAAAGGGTGAAACAGGTGATGGAGCATATCTGGAAGTTCCAGGAGTTCTGTAACAGCATGACAAGATTGGAGACCGACAGCTATGAATACGCCTACCTGAAGGCTATAGTGTTGTTCAGCCCAG ATCACCCAGGTGTGGATAGCAGTGGGCAGATTGAGAAGTTCCAGGAGAAAGCTCTGATGGAGCTACAGGACTATGTGCAGAAAACATATCCAGATGACACCTACAG GCTGACACGTATTCTGACTCGTCTGCCTGCACTGCGCCTCATGAACTCAAGCATCACAGAGGAGCTCTTCTTCACTGGCTTAATAGGAAATGTTTCTATTGACAGCATAATTCCTTACATCCTCAAGATGGAGACGGCTGAGTATAACAGCCAGGACTCTGACTCTACAGAATGA
- the nr2c2 gene encoding nuclear receptor subfamily 2 group C member 2 isoform X2, with product MSESPQRFQVISTEPSTPQRIQIVTDQQTGQKIQIVTAMNPSSAPKQQFILTTADSSGAGKVILASPDSHNAKQLIFTAADSLVPGRIQIVTDPVSMERLLGQSGDLSRPQPVEYCVVCGDKASGRHYGAVSCEGCKGFFKRSVRKNLTYSCRSKQDCVINKHHRNRCQFCRLRKCLKMGMKTESVQSERKPIDIVPRERHANCAASTQKIYIRKDLNSPLIATPTFISDTETDGSRSSLLDQGMLVNIQQPVIQSDGTLVLATDSKMDCGQGDLGTLANVVTSLANLSDSLKENLNNGDTSDSQHEEQSASEITRAFDTLAKVFNPPEVGVEDSLTDKSQCVSGTTIQLIGRDQETPIIEVEGPLLTDSHVSFKLTMPSPMPEYLNVHYICESASRLLFLSMHWARSIPAFSALGQEANTSLVRACWNELFTLGLAQCAHVMNLSTILAAIINHLQSSIQDDKLSGERVKQVMEHIWKFQEFCNSMTRLETDSYEYAYLKAIVLFSPDHPGVDSSGQIEKFQEKALMELQDYVQKTYPDDTYRLTRILTRLPALRLMNSSITEELFFTGLIGNVSIDSIIPYILKMETAEYNSQDSDSTE from the exons ATGAGTGAGTCTCCGCAGCGCTTTCAGGTCATCTCGACTGAGCCCTCTACACCACAGCGAATTCAG ATTGTAACCGACCAGCAGACCGGTCAGAAGATCCAGATAGTGACAGCAATGAACCCATCCAGTGCCCCCAAGCAACAGTTCATTCTGACTACAGCTGACAGCTCAGGGGCAGGAAAGGTCATCCTGGCCTCACCAGACAGTCACAACGCCAAACAGCTCATCTTCACTGCTGCAGACAGCCTCGTGCCAGGAAGAATACAG attgttaCAGATCCAGTGTCAATGGAACGGTTGTTAGGACAGTCAGGAGATTTGAGCCGACCACAGCCGGTGGAGTACTGTGTGGTGTGCGGAGACAAGGCTTCAG GACGTCACTATGGAGCCGTCAGTTGTGAAGGATGTAAGGGCTTTTTTAAGCGGAGTGTGAGGAAGAATCTGACTTACAGCTGTCGCAGTAAGCAGGACTGCGTCATCAACAAACACCACCGCAATCGCTGCCAATTCTGTCGGTTGAGAAAATGCCTTAAGATGGGGATGAAGACTGAGT CTGTCCAGAGTGAGAGGAAACCCATCGACATAGTGCCCAGAGAGAGGCATGCCAACTGTGCTGCCTCCACCCAAAAGATCTACATTCGTAAGGACCTAAACAGTCCACTCATCGCCACACCTACGTTTATCTCCGATACAGAGACAGATGGATCCAG GTCCAGCTTGCTGGACCAGGGGATGCTGGTTAACATCCAGCAGCCGGTGATCCAGAGTGATGGAACTTTGGTGCTGGCAACTGATTCAAAG ATGGATTGTGGGCAGGGAGACTTGGGGACGCTAGCCAACGTTGTGACATCACTGGCCAACCTAAGTGACTCActaaaagaaaacctaaacaaTGGTGATACCTCAGACAGCCAACATGAAGAGCAGTCTGCCAGCGAGATAACACG TGCCTTTGACACCCTGGCCAAAGTCTTCAACCCACCTGAAGTCGGGGTTGAAGACAGTCTGACTGATAAGTCACAATGTGTCAGTGGAACAACGATCCAGCTGATTGGTCGAGACCAGGAGACCCCTATTATAGAGGTGGAAGGACCACTGCTCACAGACAGCCATGTCAGCTTTAAA CTGACCATGCCCAGCCCCATGCCCGAGTATCTGAATGTACACTACATCTGTGAATCTGCATCTAGACTTCTCTTCCTCTCCATGCACTGGGCACGCTCAATCCCAGCCTTCTCAGCTCTCGG TCAGGAGGCAAACACCAGTTTGGTACGAGCCTGTTGGAACGAGCTGTTCACTCTGGGTCTTGCTCAGTGCGCTCATGTGATGAACCTGTCGACCATCCTTGCAGCCATCATCAACCACCTTCAAAGCAGCATCCAGGATG ACAAACTGTCAGGGGAAAGGGTGAAACAGGTGATGGAGCATATCTGGAAGTTCCAGGAGTTCTGTAACAGCATGACAAGATTGGAGACCGACAGCTATGAATACGCCTACCTGAAGGCTATAGTGTTGTTCAGCCCAG ATCACCCAGGTGTGGATAGCAGTGGGCAGATTGAGAAGTTCCAGGAGAAAGCTCTGATGGAGCTACAGGACTATGTGCAGAAAACATATCCAGATGACACCTACAG GCTGACACGTATTCTGACTCGTCTGCCTGCACTGCGCCTCATGAACTCAAGCATCACAGAGGAGCTCTTCTTCACTGGCTTAATAGGAAATGTTTCTATTGACAGCATAATTCCTTACATCCTCAAGATGGAGACGGCTGAGTATAACAGCCAGGACTCTGACTCTACAGAATGA
- the b3galt4 gene encoding beta-1,3-galactosyltransferase 4 gives MIGRALWVCKTRVGKRGSKPGILPFLCAVITCSALSALLFVDFIESWVTSMGMNKVVEPHIGIIPPQSVPPTRSEEFLLMPSPLVCQRAKPYLIMMVTSAPANQRARQAIRDTWGGEVEVRGLRVMTLFMVGVASDPGLAKLLIEEAREKGDLVQGRFLDTYSNLTLKTLSMLGWTRRFCPQAHFMAKVDDDVLFNPSALLHFLNKSRNPYEQGDLYLGRVHLHVAPDRDPDSKHYLPSGAYPPSVFPDYCSGTAYVLSRSALLKISLAASASPLSTPLPPEDVFVGLCARAAGVLPSHCPLFSGGPSVPYGRCCYQAMVSIHHIPPRDMLHYWADVHSPPPCSWLNVRASLGICKVRAMLGTTLGLEQGL, from the coding sequence ATGATCGGACGCGCATTATGGGTATGTAAGACCCGGGTAGGAAAGAGGGGTAGCAAGCCTGGGATTCTGCCTTTTCTATGCGCGGTGATAACGTGCTCAGCACTTTCGGCTCTGCTTTTCGTGGACTTCATTGAGTCATGGGTCACCTCCATGGGAATGAACAAGGTGGTGGAGCCGCACATCGGGATCATCCCACCGCAAAGCGTCCCTCCTACCAGATCGGAGGAATTTTTGCTCATGCCTAGCCCACTTGTGTGCCAACGTGCCAAGCCTTACCTCATCATGATGGTTACTTCGGCTCCTGCCAATCAGAGGGCCCGCCAAGCCATCAGGGACACTTGGGGAGGGGAGGTGGAGGTGAGAGGTCTGCGGGTCATGACCCTCTTCATGGTCGGCGTGGCGTCTGACCCCGGACTGGCTAAGCTGCTGATAGAAGAGGCTCGGGAGAAGGGAGACCTGGTTCAGGGGCGTTTTTTGGACACGTACTCCAACCTCACCCTGAAGACTCTGTCCATGCTGGGCTGGACCCGGAGGTTCTGCCCTCAGGCTCACTTCATGGCCAAAGTGGATGATGATGTCCTGTTCAATCCCAGTGCTCTCCTACACTTTCTGAATAAGAGCCGCAACCCCTATGAACAAGGAGACTTGTACCTTGGCAGGGTGCATCTCCATGTGGCTCCGGACCGGGACCCGGACAGCAAGCACTACCTCCCCTCAGGAGCCTACCCTCCTTCTGTCTTTCCAGACTATTGCAGTGGCACAGCCTATGTACTGTCCCGGTCTGCATTGCTCAAAATTTCCCTGGCAGCCTCTGCATCACCTTTATCCACACCTCTTCCGCCCGAGGATGTGTTTGTAGGCTTGTGTGCCCGAGCAGCTGGAGTGCTCCCCTCACACTGCCCTCTCTTCTCCGGTGGACCAAGTGTGCCGTACGGACGCTGCTGCTATCAGGCCATGGTGTCCATCCACCACATCCCACCCAGAGACATGCTGCACTATTGGGCTGATGTGCATTCACCACCTCCCTGCTCCTGGTTGAATGTACGTGCTTCTTTGGGGATTTGCAAAGTCCGGGCGATGCTGGGCACAACTCTGGGGTTGGAGCAAGGATTGTGA